The Daucus carota subsp. sativus chromosome 7, DH1 v3.0, whole genome shotgun sequence genome window below encodes:
- the LOC108193638 gene encoding lignin-forming anionic peroxidase has translation MGSGKYNSAAIAATLSLIFFFCMSCNAQLSSSFYDTSCPNLESTVKTEVRTSISAERRMAGSLIRLHFHDCFVQGCDASILLDDSPTIQSEKGATPNKKSVRGFDVIDRAKTAVEKICPGVVSCADILSIAARDATVLAGGPSWTVKLGRRDSTTTNFAQASNGLPFFRDNLQKLIKDFSDKGFTIREMVALSGAHSFGQAQCFTFRDRIYNNASDIDAGFASTRRRNCPSSGSDDNLAPLDLVTSTSFDNNYYKNILQKKGLLETDQILLSGGSTDDIVRDYSNNPTTFKNDFAAAMVKMSDLSPLTGQSGVIRNICSSLPS, from the exons ATGGGCTCTGGCAAATATAACTCTGCAGCTATTGCAGCTACTCTTTCATTGATCTTTTTCTTCTGCATGTCATGCAATGCTCAGCTATCTTCTTCGTTTTATGATACTTCTTGTCCTAATTTAGAAAGTACTGTTAAGACAGAAGTGAGGACTTCGATATCTGCCGAGCGTCGTATGGCAGGATCACTCATTCGGCTTCACTTCCACGATTGCTTTGTTCAG GGTTGTGATGCATCAATCTTGCTTGATGATTCTCCGACTATTCAAAGTGAGAAAGGGGCGACTCCGAATAAGAAATCTGTAAGGGGTTTTGATGTCATTGACAGAGCCAAGACTGCTGTTGAGAAAATCTGCCCTGGAGTTGTTTCTTGTGCCGATATCCTTTCGATTGCTGCTCGGGATGCCACAGTTTTG GCTGGTGGTCCATCATGGACTGTAAAGCTGGGAAGAAGAGATTCTACAACTACCAATTTTGCACAAGCATCCAATGGTCTTCCCTTTTTCCGTGACAATCTTCAGAAACTTATTAAGGACTTTTCAGACAAGGGCTTCACTATAAGGGAGATGGTTGCTTTGTCTG GTGCACATTCATTCGGTCAGGCACAGTGCTTCACATTCCGCGACAGAATCTACAACAATGCATCAGACATCGACGCTGGATTCGCCAGCACACGCAGACGCAACTGCCCTTCCAGCGGTTCAGATGACAATTTAGCACCGCTTGATCTGGTGACCTCTACTTCATTCGACAACAACTACTACAAAAATATACTCCAAAAGAAGGGACTTTTAGAAACAGATCAGATCCTTCTAAGCGGCGGTTCAACAGACGACATTGTCAGAGACTACAGCAACAATCCTACTACATTTAAGAATGATTTTGCAGCTGCCATGGTCAAAATGAGTGATCTCAGTCCCCTCACTGGTCAATCTGGTGTGATTAGGAATATCTGTAGTTCACTCCCATCATAA
- the LOC108193639 gene encoding defensin-like protein 1, which produces MGLALRLITTLFMVVMLLMSGGIREAEGRTCESQSHKFKGTCLSETNCGNVCKNEGFSGGNCRGLRRRCFCTRHC; this is translated from the exons ATGGGTCTTGCTTTGCGATTGATTACCACTCTTTTCATGGTGGTGATGCTTCTCATGTCCGGTG GAATCCGGGAGGCAGAAGGAAGAACATGCGAGTCACAGAGCCACAAGTTCAAGGGTACATGCCTGAGCGAGACCAACTGTGGAAATGTTTGCAAGAATGAGGGCTTTTCAGGCGGCAACTGCAGGGGCCTTCGTCGTCGTTGCTTCTGCACACGACATTGTTGA